The Actinoplanes sp. N902-109 genomic interval ACGGGCGGGGCACCGGCGCGGGCGTACTTGAGGAACAGCCCCACCTCGATGACCGCCAGCACGCCGTAGAGCAGCGTCAGCACGATGACCGAGGTGGCTGCCTCGGCGGTGCTGACCGAGGGCGAGACGCTGTCGGCCGTGCGGAACAGGCCGAACACCGTCCAGGGCTGGCGGCCCATCTCGGTGAAGATCCAGCCGAAACTGTTGGCCAGCAACGGCATCCCGACAGCGGCGATGGCGGCGAGCCAGAGCAGGCGGCTGCGCGGGGTACGCCCGCCGCGGGTGTACCAGAGGGTGGCCAGAGCCACCAGCATCGCCAGGCCGCCGAACCCGATCATCAAGCGGAACGACCAGTACGTCACCGGCACGTACGGTGTGTAGTCGCCGGCGCCGTACTTGGTCTCGTACTGCTGCTCGATGTTGTTGATGCCCTCGACCTCGCCGGAGGGGCTGCCGGTGGCCATGAACGACAGCAGCGACGGGATGCGCACGCTGGCGACCTCCTCCCGCCCGTCCAGCGACCCGATGGTGAACAGCGAGAAGCTGGCGGGCTCGGCGGTGGTGTAGAGCGCCTCGGCCGCGGCCATCTTCATCGGCTGCTGCTCGGTCATCACCCGGGCCTGCAGGTCACCGGTGATCAGCACGCCCACCCCGGCGATCAGCACCACCCAGGCACCGAGCTTGAGGCTGGGCCGGAAGATGTGCTCCTGGTTGCCCTTGCGCAGGTGCCACGCGCTGACGGCCAGGAGCACGGCCCCGGCGGTCAGGAAGCACGCGGTGATGGTGTGCGGGAACGTGACCAGGGTCGTCGAGTTGGTCAGCAGCGCGCCGATGCTGTGCAGTTCGGCCCGGCCGGTCTCCGGGTTATACGCATAGCCGACCGGGTGCTGCATCCACGAGTTGGCGGCCAGGATGAAGTACGCCGACAGGATCGTGCCGAACGAGGCGAGCCAGATGGTGGCGAGGTGCAGCCGGCGCGGCAGCCGGTCCCAGCCGAAGATCCACAGGCCGAGGAACGTGGACTCGAGGAAGAAGGCGAGCAGCCCCTCGATGGCCAGCGGGGCACCGAACACGTCGCCGACGAAGCGCGAGTAGGCGCTCCAGTTCATGCCGAACTGGAATTCCTGCACGATCCCGGTCACCACGCCGATCGCGAAGTTGATCAGGAACAGCTTGCCCCAGAACTTGGTGGCCCGCAGGTAGTGCTCCTTGCCGGTGCGCACCCACGCGGTCTGCAACCCGGCGACCAGGGCCGACATGCCGATGGTGATCGGGACGAAGACGAAGTGGTACACGGTGGTGATGCCGAACTGCCATCGAGCCAGATCGAGCGCGTCCACGAGGGGTTCCTTTCCACGGTTACCCTGCGAGTCTCACGATCTTCCGGGGGTGGGTTCAGGGCCGAAGGTCCCGAGCCGGACAGGACCTTGGCCGCGACTCTCATCGACTTCTCATCCGGGCGTGGTGTCATGGCCGGACCATGGACAACGCGCGCATCCTCGTCGTCGACGACCAGCCGAACATCGTCGACCTGCTGGCCACGGTCCTGCGGTTCCACGGCTTCACGGTGGACACCGCCGGCACCGCCGCGCAGGCCGTCAGCAAGGTTGCCGAGCAGCGGCCCGACCTGGTGCTGCTCGACGTGATGCTGCCCGACGGCGACGGTGTCGAGGTGTGCCGGCGGCTGCGGGCCGGTGGCTCGCCGGCCGGGGTCGTGTTCCTGACCGCCCGCGGCGCCCGCGAGGACCTGGTCACCGGGCTGGCCCACGGCGGCGACGACTGGATCACCAAGCCGTTCGACGTGGCGGTGCTGCTGGCCCGGGTACGGGCGGTGCTGCGCCGCACTGCCACGGCGGCCCCGGTCGTGAGCAGCGTGCTGCGCTACGCCGACGTCGAGCTGGACCAGGAGTCGCTCGCGGTGCACCGGGCCGGCGCGCCGGTCCAGCTGTCACCCACCGAGTTCAAGCTGCTGCGCTACTTCCTGCACAACCCCGGCCGGGTGTTGTCCCGCGGGCAGATCCTGACCGCGGTCTGGGAGTACGACACCGGCGCGGGTTCCAATGTGGTCGACACGTACGTCGGTTATCTGCGGCGCAAGCTCGACCGGCTGGGCCCGCCGCTGATCGTCACCCACCGCGGCTTCGGCTACGCGCTGCGATCGGCGCTGCCATGACGTTGCTGAACCGCATGCTGACGCTCACCGTCGGGCTCTGCGCGGTCGCGATGGCCGTCATGGGCCTCACGGCCACCACGGCGCTGCGGTCCTACCTGGTGAACCGCGCCGACCGGACGCTGACCACGGCCGCCCCCGCCGTCAGCGCCGCGATCGCCCTCCCGGCCCGGCTGGCCGTCCCCGGCCCCGGTGCCGGTCGCGCGCGGCCGGGGGGTGAGATCGTCGTCGAGCTCCGGGGCGCCGACGGCACGACGAGCGGCACGGCCGGCACACCGCTGATCACGCGGGCCGACCTCACCGACCCGCGCCCGCAGACCGTGGCCGGCTACCGCGTCCTCGTGGTCACCGACAGCAACGGCGTGGGGCTGGTGGCGACGCCGATGGCCCCGATCGACCAGACCGTGCACCGGCTGACCGTCATCGTCACGGTCGCCTCGGTGGCCGTGCTGATCCTGCTGACCGTGGTCGCGTGGCTGCTGCTGCGCCGCCAGTTGCGCCCGCTGCGCGAGATCGCCGCGGCGGCCACCGCACTGGCCGACGGTGACCTGGACCGGCGGGTGCCGCACCGGCTGTCCAGGCCGCGCACCGAGGTGGCCCGGCTGACCACGGCGGTCAACGGCATGCTGGCCCGCATCCAGTCCGCCCTCGCCGCCCGCGAGCTGTCCGAGCTGCGGATGCGCCAGTTCGTCGCGGACGCCTCGCACGAGCTGCGCACCCCGGTCACCTCGATCAGCGGCTATCTCCAGCTGGTCCGCACCGGCGTGGTCGACCTGCGGCAGCGCCCGGACGTGCTGGGCCGGCTCGAGAACGAGGCCGCCCGGATGGGCACGCTGGTCAGCTCGCTGCTCTACCTGGCCCGGCTGGACGCCGGACCGCCGACCCGGCGGGTGCCGGTGGACCTGGCGGTGCTGATCAACGACGCGGTGGCCGACGCCCGCGCCATCGCCCCGGACCGGCCGCTGACCACGTCCCTGCCACCGGCCTGCCGACTGGTCGCGGACCCGGACGGGTTGCGCCAGGTGCTGGCCAACCTGCTCGGCAACGTCCGGGCGCACACCCCGCCGGGCACGGCCGCCGCGGTGACGCTCCTGCTCAGCCCTTCGGCCGTACGGGTGGAGGTGACCGACGACGGCCCCGGCTTCGACGAGCCGGCCGCCGCGCGGGCGTTCGAACGGTTCTGGCGGGCCGACGCATCCCGCCCGGCCAGCGGGGGCACCGGTCTCGGGCTGGCCATCGTCGCCGAGGTGGTGCGGGCCCACGGCGGCACCGTCGGGATCACCGGCTCGACCGTCTGGTTCACCCTGCCCGCGCCGCCGAACTGAACTGGACGTCCAGTTCAGTTGATGACGACATGGTTCATCACCGGGGCCTGGTCGGCGGGGTCGAGGAGGCCTCCGCCGCCGAGGTCGAGGCGGTCTTCGCCACCAACGTGTCCGGCCTGCTCAACGTGGTGCGCGCGGTGCTGCCGCAGATGCGGGCCCAGCGCGCCGGCCGGGTGGTCACCATCGGCTCGATGGGCGGGTTCGCCCAGGTGCCCGGCTGGGGCGTCTACGGCGCCACCACATTCGCGGTCGAGGGGCTCAGCGAGGCGATGGCCGGCGAGCTGGCCCCGCTGGGCATCACGGTCACCGTGGTCGAGCCCGGCAGCTTCCGCACCGACACAAGATCACCACCTCGGCCCTGGACGGCCTGCTGCGGCACTGAGCCGGGTTCTGCGCGAATTCTCATCCGGCTCGCATGGCATCGGCACCTGCGGCTGGTGAAGTCCCGGCATGCCGAGAAGACGTATCGTCCTGCTCACCGCCGCCGCGGTCGCCGCGCTCGCCCTGCCGGTGGCCGCCGACCGGATCACCCAGCAGGTCCTCGAGCACCGGGTGGCCACGCAGCTGGGCTGCGCGCTCGGGCTGTCCTCACCGCCGGAGGTCACGCTCGGCGGCCTCCCGTTCCTGACCCAGCTCGGCGCCCGGCAGCTGAGCGAAGCGCGGATCAGCGCCGACCAGGTCACCGTCAAGCGGGTGACGTCCCGGCGTTCGGGCTGCGGGTGCCGGCCGATCGGCTCGGCGCACTCGGCCGGCCGCACACTGTCGCGCTGCCGGTCCTGCCCGGCGGGCTGACCGTACGGACGATCGAACCGCGCCGCGACGGATTGCGGGTGGTTGTCGAGGGCCGCGACGTGACCGCAGACCTTGGCGCCGGCCACCCTCCGGGAGCGCTCCCACGCTGTCCGTCATGAAAGATCTTGCGAGGTCGGCAACGTCACCGCATCGACGCCGACCGTTGAGAAGTACCCTCCGAACAGCGGCGATGCTAAATGAAGCCTGCTCATTACCGGTCCCGAGGCCACTCCGGTGCCGAATCGTTACTCGGTTGATCATTCGGAAACATTGCGAAACTGCCAGCCTCACTCTTGACTGACTCCCGGGGGAACCGGAGACGGTGACGGCGTTGTCACGCCCCGGCGTGATGTGACATAGGGAGAGGCATGTTCGGTCTTGCGAAGAGCCGGCGCCTGAAAGGCGCTCTCGCGGGCACCGTGGGAGTCGGTCTGGTGTTCGGTATCGCCGCCTGTGGCGGCAGCAGCGACTCCGATGACGATTCGAAAACCGCGACTTCGTCCATCGACTGTTCGCAGTTCAGCTCGTACGGCGACCTGAAGGGCAAGTCGGTCTCGGTCTACACCGGCATCGTGACGCCCGAGGACAAGGCCTACAAGGACTCGTACAAGCCGTTCGAGGACTGCACCGGCGTCACGATCAAGTACGAGGGCGACAAGTCCTTCGAGACCCAGATCCTGGTGCGCGCGAAGGCCGGCAACCCGCCGGACCTCGCGATCGTCCCGCAGCCCGGTCTGCTCAAGCAGCTGGTCGCCACGGGCAAGGCGGTCGAGGCGCCGGCCGAGGTCGCCGCG includes:
- a CDS encoding DUF2993 domain-containing protein; the protein is MPRRRIVLLTAAAVAALALPVAADRITQQVLEHRVATQLGCALGLSSPPEVTLGGLPFLTQLGARQLSEARISADQVTVKRVTSRRSGCGCRPIGSAHSAGRTLSRCRSCPAG
- a CDS encoding response regulator transcription factor; amino-acid sequence: MDNARILVVDDQPNIVDLLATVLRFHGFTVDTAGTAAQAVSKVAEQRPDLVLLDVMLPDGDGVEVCRRLRAGGSPAGVVFLTARGAREDLVTGLAHGGDDWITKPFDVAVLLARVRAVLRRTATAAPVVSSVLRYADVELDQESLAVHRAGAPVQLSPTEFKLLRYFLHNPGRVLSRGQILTAVWEYDTGAGSNVVDTYVGYLRRKLDRLGPPLIVTHRGFGYALRSALP
- a CDS encoding cytochrome ubiquinol oxidase subunit I — translated: MDALDLARWQFGITTVYHFVFVPITIGMSALVAGLQTAWVRTGKEHYLRATKFWGKLFLINFAIGVVTGIVQEFQFGMNWSAYSRFVGDVFGAPLAIEGLLAFFLESTFLGLWIFGWDRLPRRLHLATIWLASFGTILSAYFILAANSWMQHPVGYAYNPETGRAELHSIGALLTNSTTLVTFPHTITACFLTAGAVLLAVSAWHLRKGNQEHIFRPSLKLGAWVVLIAGVGVLITGDLQARVMTEQQPMKMAAAEALYTTAEPASFSLFTIGSLDGREEVASVRIPSLLSFMATGSPSGEVEGINNIEQQYETKYGAGDYTPYVPVTYWSFRLMIGFGGLAMLVALATLWYTRGGRTPRSRLLWLAAIAAVGMPLLANSFGWIFTEMGRQPWTVFGLFRTADSVSPSVSTAEAATSVIVLTLLYGVLAVIEVGLFLKYARAGAPPVTAPDPDAADRPLAFAY
- a CDS encoding cell wall metabolism sensor histidine kinase WalK, with product MTLLNRMLTLTVGLCAVAMAVMGLTATTALRSYLVNRADRTLTTAAPAVSAAIALPARLAVPGPGAGRARPGGEIVVELRGADGTTSGTAGTPLITRADLTDPRPQTVAGYRVLVVTDSNGVGLVATPMAPIDQTVHRLTVIVTVASVAVLILLTVVAWLLLRRQLRPLREIAAAATALADGDLDRRVPHRLSRPRTEVARLTTAVNGMLARIQSALAARELSELRMRQFVADASHELRTPVTSISGYLQLVRTGVVDLRQRPDVLGRLENEAARMGTLVSSLLYLARLDAGPPTRRVPVDLAVLINDAVADARAIAPDRPLTTSLPPACRLVADPDGLRQVLANLLGNVRAHTPPGTAAAVTLLLSPSAVRVEVTDDGPGFDEPAAARAFERFWRADASRPASGGTGLGLAIVAEVVRAHGGTVGITGSTVWFTLPAPPN